Proteins co-encoded in one Arachis stenosperma cultivar V10309 chromosome 7, arast.V10309.gnm1.PFL2, whole genome shotgun sequence genomic window:
- the LOC130942073 gene encoding cyclin-dependent kinase C-2-like produces the protein MSIAAPGQLNVNESPSWGSRSVDCFEKLEQIGEGTYGQVYMAKEIKTGEIVALKKIRMDNEREGFPITAIREIKILKKLHHENVIKLKEIVTSPGPEKDEQGRPDGNKYKGGIYMVFEYMDHDLTGLADRPGMRFTVPQIKCYMRQLLTGLHYCHVNQVLHRDIKGSNLLIDNEGNLKLADFGLARSFSNDHNANLTNRVITLWYRPPELLLGTTKYGPAVDMWSVGCIFAELLHGKPIFPGKDEPEQLNKIFELCGAPDEVNWPGVSKTPWYNQFKPTRPMKRRLREVFRHFDRHALELLERMLTLDPAQRITAKDALDAEYFWTDPLPCDPKSLPKYESSHEFQTKKKRQQQRQNEEMAKRQKMQHPQQHTRLPPIQQPGQHAQMRSGPNQNLHGSQPQVAAGPSHHYGKPRGPSGGPGRYPPSGNPGGGYNHPNRGGQGGGGYGSGPYPPQGRGAPYGSSGMPGGGPRGGGGSGYGVGAPTYPQQGGPYGGSGTGRGSNMMGGNRNQQYGWQQ, from the exons ATGTCGATTGCAGCCCCAGGGCAACTGAACGTGAACGAATCCCCTTCTTGGGGATCCAGAAGTGTCGATTGCTTCGAGAAGTTGGAGCAAATTGGCGAGGGCACATACGG TCAAGTTTACATGGCTAAAGAGATCAAAACTGGTGAAATTGTTGCTCTGAAGAAAATTCGAATGGACAATGAGAGAGAAGGG TTTCCTATAACTGCTATACGAGAAATCAAAATTCTTAAGAAACTACACCATGAAAATGTGATCAAGCTAAAAGAAATTGTCACTTCTCCAG GCCCCGAGAAAGATGAACAAGGGAGGCCAG ATGGTAACAAATATAAAGGGGGCATCTATATGGTCTTCGAATACATGGACCATGATTTGACTGGTCTTGCTGACCGTCCTGGGATGAGATTCACAGTTCCCCAAATTAAG TGTTACATGAGACAGCTGTTGACGGGACTTCATTATTGTCATGTAAATCAAGTACTTCATCGAGATATTAAAG GCTCAAATCTCCTTATAGACAATGAAGGAAATCTGAAGCTTGCAGATTTCGGACTGGCACGGTCATTTTCTAATGATCACAATGCAAATCTTACAAACCGTGTCATTACATTATGGTACAG ACCCCCTGAGTTGCTGCTAGGGACAACAAAGTATGGGCCAGCTGTAGATATGTGGTCTGTTGGGTGCATTTTCGCCGAACTTCTTCATGGGAAGCCTATCTTTCCTGGAAAAGATGAG CCTGaacaactaaataaaatatttgagctGTGTGGAGCACCGGATGAGGTGAACTGGCCTGGGGTTTCCAAGACTCCTTGGTATAATCAATTTAAACCAACAAGGCCAATGAAAAGACGTCTGAGGGAAGTTTTCAGACA TTTTGATCGTCATGCTCTGGAATTATTGGAGAGGATGCTGACACTTGATCCTGCTCAG AGAATTACCGCAAAGGATGCTCTTGATGCTGAGTATTTCTGGACTGATCCATTGCCATGTGACCCCAAGAG TTTACCCAAGTATGAATCATCACATGAGTTTCAGACAAAGAAAAAGCGTCAGCAACAACGGCAAAATGAAGAAATGGCTAAGCGCCAGAAAATGCAGCATCCTCAGCAGCATACTCGTCTTCCCCCCATTCAGCAGCCAGGGCAACATGCACAAATGCGATCAGGACCTAACCAAAATTTACATGGTTCTCAACCCCAAGTTGCTGCGGGGCCTAGTCACCATTATGGGAAGCCTCGAGGTCCATCTGGTGGGCCAGGAAGATATCCACCAAGCGGGAACCCTGGTGGAGGATACAATCACCCTAATCGGGGAGGTCAAGGAGGGGGTGGCTATGGCAGCGGGCCTTATCCTCCTCAAGGGCGAGGGGCACCTTATGGTTCCAGCGGCATGCCTGGTGGTGGTCCTCGCGGAGGAGGTGGTAGTGGCTATGGAGTCGGAGCCCCAACTTATCCCCAGCAAGGGGGTCCATATGGTGGGTCTGGCACTGGTCGTGGCTCAAACATGATGGGTGGAAACCGCAATCAACAATACGGATGGCagcaatga